The Pocillopora verrucosa isolate sample1 chromosome 2, ASM3666991v2, whole genome shotgun sequence genome has a segment encoding these proteins:
- the LOC136279085 gene encoding uncharacterized protein, with product MVESIEISACARMDIPEHRLSRSGNLFIADLPEGEPGRQIPVQFTGSHRSYKTVFYIEKSYNYGAHTIRYDLDGSHYYLCVEGNKVFLQLCVHQPDEMKYIFELQHVNKDSDFMSINSKYTGRYLASDEDGKASMEEVVPSLMKDNQPTDRQTWFLLHFVETVKRERESTLYSCNFESTSIDYSVTCQAEVEAC from the exons ATGGTCGAG TCAATTGAAATCAGCGCGTGCGCTCGAATGGATATCCCCGAGCACAGACTTAGCAGAAGCGGAAACCTCTTCATAGCAGATTTGCCAGAGGGCGAACCTGGCCGTCAAATTCCTGTACAGTTTACCGGGAGCCATCGGAGCTACAAAACAG TCTTTTACATAGAAAAGTCTTATAATTATGGGGCACATACCATAAGATATGACTTGGATGGCAGTCATTACTACCTGTGTGTAGAAGGAAACAAGGTGTTTTTACAG TTGTGTGTCCATCAGCCTGATGAAATGAAATACATCTTTGAACTTCAACATGTCAACAAAGATAGTGATTTCATGTCTATTAATTCTAAATACACTGGGAGGTACCTTGCCAGTGATGAAGATGGAAAGGCATCCATGGAGGAAGTGGTGCCTTCCTTAATGAAAGACAACCAGCCCACTGACAGACAAACATGGTTCCTTCTACACTTTGTGGAAACggtgaaaagagaaagagaaagtacATTATACAGTTGTAACTTTGAGAGCACAAGTATTGACTATTCTGTCACATGTCAGGCCGAAGTGGAAGCCTGTTAG
- the LOC131789861 gene encoding ubiquitin-conjugating enzyme E2 W: MAAWQRRLQKELKEIKTKPPPGMYLDSDSVSSNLATWIIHVEGAPGTLYDGEKFQLEFKFGSKYPFESPEVIFGGSNIPVHPHVYSNGHICLSILTDDWSPALSVESVCLSIVSMLSSCQEKKLPPDNNWYVKTCHKSPKKTRWWYHDDSV, encoded by the exons ATGGCGGCCTGGCAAAGGAGATTGCAAAAGGAGTTGAAAGAGATCAAAACGAAACCTCCACCTGGAATGTATCTTGACAGCGATTCAGTATCTTCAAATCTTGCTAC GTGGATAATTCATGTAGAAGGGGCTCCAG gGACGTTATATGATGGGGAAAAATTTCAGCTAGAATTTAAATTTGGATCTAAATATCCTTTTGAGTCACCTGAg GTAATATTTGGAGGGTCAAATATCCCTGTCCATCCTCACGTTTACAGTAATGGACATATATGCTTGTCAATCTTGACGGATGACTGGTCTCCAGCTCTCTCAGTGGAATCTGTCTGTCTCAGTATTGTCAGTATGCTAAGTAGCTGTCAAGAAAAG AAACTTCCTCCTGATAATAACTGGTATGTTAAAACATGTCATAAAAGTCCAAAGAAAACAAGATGGTGGTATCATG ATGATTCTGTTTGA
- the LOC131790098 gene encoding 46 kDa FK506-binding nuclear protein isoform X3 — protein sequence MTSARERFFRQKVLTKLFPSEVESDSSDDDNDDDAGVETNSQFIVRTLDKDSQERSAEREKRKLSVAEESLSAVSKKRGEPKDEKCREHTASGTGSDLSKSSEQASKLSKNQKRKLKKKRHKERIRSSGVEKTAPAPKEFTYDTA from the exons ATGACATCAGCTAGGGAACGAT tttttCGCCAGAAAGTCCTAACCAAGTTGTTCCCTTCAGAAGTAGAGTCAGATTCcagtgatgatgataatgatgatgacgcTGGCGTGGAAACGAATTCACAATTCATCGTCAGAACATTAGATAAAGACTCGCAAGAAAGATCCGCTGAAAGAGAGAAACGAAAGTTGAGTGTGGCTGAAG agAGTCTCAGCGCAGTATCCAAGAAAAGAGGGGAACCGAAGGATGAAAAATGCAGAGAGCATACAGCGAGTGGCACTGGGTCAGATCTTTCAAAATCATCAGAGCAGGCGTCTAAACTGTCCAAGAATCAGAAgaggaaactgaagaaaaagcgTCACAAAGAACGAATTCGTTCCAGTGG AGTCGAAAAAACAGCTCCAGCTCCCAAAGAATTCACATACGATACCGCGTAA
- the LOC131789889 gene encoding uncharacterized protein has product MVESIEISACARMDIPEHRLSRSGNLFIADLPKNEPGRQIPVEFTGSHRGYKTVFYIEKSYNYGAHTIRYDLGGSHYYLCVEGNRVFLQLGVHQPDEMKYIFEVQHVNKDSDYMSIKSKYTGRYLASDEDGKAFVEEIKPSLMKDNQPTDRQTWFLLHFVETVKRERESTFYSCNFDSTSIDFSVTCQAQVEAC; this is encoded by the exons ATGGTCGAG TCAATTGAAATCAGCGCGTGCGCTCGAATGGACATCCCCGAGCACAGACTTAGCAGAAGCGGAAACCTCTTCATAGCAGATTTGCCGAAGAACGAACCTGGTCGTCAAATTCCTGTAGAGTTTACTGGGAGCCATAGGGGCTACAAAACAG TATTTTACATAGAAAAATCTTATAATTATGGGGCACATACCATAAGATATGACTTGGGTGGCAGCCATTACTACCTGTGTGTAGAAGGAAACAGGGTGTTTTTACAG ttgggTGTCCATCAGCCTGATGAAATGAAATACATCTTTGAAGTTCAACATGTCAACAAAGATAGTGATTACATGTCTATTAAGTCTAAATACACTGGGAGGTACCTTGCCAGTGATGAAGATGGAAAGGCATTTGTGGAGGAAATCAAGCCTTCCTTAATGAAAGACAACCAGCCGACTGACAGACAAACATGGTTCCTTCTACACTTTGTGGAAACagtgaaaagagaaagagaaagtacATTTTACAGTTGTAACTTTGATAGCACAAGTATTGACTTTTCTGTCACATGTCAGGCTCAAGTGGAAGCCTGTTAG
- the LOC131790098 gene encoding uncharacterized protein isoform X1, which yields MTSARERFFRQKVLTKLFPSEVESDSSDDDNDDDAGVETNSQFIVRTLDKDSQERSAEREKRKLSVAEDINFPRPHKVSLRDEQATPFSPSRLIGVENPVPFLPKSLSAVSKKRGEPKDEKCREHTASGTGSDLSKSSEQASKLSKNQKRKLKKKRHKERIRSSGVEKTAPAPKEFTYDTA from the exons ATGACATCAGCTAGGGAACGAT tttttCGCCAGAAAGTCCTAACCAAGTTGTTCCCTTCAGAAGTAGAGTCAGATTCcagtgatgatgataatgatgatgacgcTGGCGTGGAAACGAATTCACAATTCATCGTCAGAACATTAGATAAAGACTCGCAAGAAAGATCCGCTGAAAGAGAGAAACGAAAGTTGAGTGTGGCTGAAG ATATAAATTTTCCTCGACCGCACAAAGTCTCCTTACGAGATGAACAAGCCACGCCGTTTTCCCCTTCAAGACTAATAGGTGTTGAAAATCCCGTGCCTTTTTTGCCAA agAGTCTCAGCGCAGTATCCAAGAAAAGAGGGGAACCGAAGGATGAAAAATGCAGAGAGCATACAGCGAGTGGCACTGGGTCAGATCTTTCAAAATCATCAGAGCAGGCGTCTAAACTGTCCAAGAATCAGAAgaggaaactgaagaaaaagcgTCACAAAGAACGAATTCGTTCCAGTGG AGTCGAAAAAACAGCTCCAGCTCCCAAAGAATTCACATACGATACCGCGTAA
- the LOC131789870 gene encoding uncharacterized protein — translation MVESIEISACARMDIPEHRLSRSGNLFIADLPEGEPGRQIPVQFTGSHRSYKTVFYIEKSYNYGAHTIRYDLDGSHYYLCVEGNRVFLQLGTHQPDEMKCMFELQHVNKDSDFMSIKSKYTGRYLASDEDGKASMEEVELSLMKDDQPTDRQTWFLLHFVETVKRERESTLYSCNFDSTRIDYSVTCQAEVEAC, via the exons ATGGTCGAG TCAATTGAAATCAGCGCGTGCGCTCGAATGGATATCCCCGAGCACAGACTTAGCAGAAGCGGAAACCTCTTCATAGCAGATTTGCCAGAGGGCGAACCTGGCCGTCAAATTCCTGTACAGTTTACCGGGAGCCATCGGAGCTACAAAACAG TATTTTACATAGAAAAATCTTATAATTATGGGGCACATACCATAAGGTATGACTTGGATGGCAGCCATTACTACCTGTGTGTAGAAGGAAACAGGGTGTTTTTACAG TTGGGTACCCATCAGCCTGATGAAATGAAATGCATGTTTGAACTTCAACATGTCAACAAAGATAGTGATTTCATGTCTATCAAGTCTAAATACACTGGGAGGTACCTTGCCAGTGATGAAGATGGAAAGGCATCCATGGAGGAAGTGGAGCTTTCCTTAATGAAAGACGACCAGCCCACTGACAGACAAACATGGTTCCTTCTACACTTTGTGGAAACggtgaaaagagaaagagaaagtacATTATACAGTTGTAACTTTGATAGCACAAGAATTGACTATTCTGTCACATGTCAGGCCGAAGTGGAAGCCTGTTAG
- the LOC131790098 gene encoding E3 ubiquitin-protein ligase RBBP6 isoform X2 gives MTSARERFFRQKVLTKLFPSEVESDSSDDDNDDDAGVETNSQFIVRTLDKDSQERSAEREKRKLSVAEDINFPRPHKVSLRDEQATPFSPSRLIESLSAVSKKRGEPKDEKCREHTASGTGSDLSKSSEQASKLSKNQKRKLKKKRHKERIRSSGVEKTAPAPKEFTYDTA, from the exons ATGACATCAGCTAGGGAACGAT tttttCGCCAGAAAGTCCTAACCAAGTTGTTCCCTTCAGAAGTAGAGTCAGATTCcagtgatgatgataatgatgatgacgcTGGCGTGGAAACGAATTCACAATTCATCGTCAGAACATTAGATAAAGACTCGCAAGAAAGATCCGCTGAAAGAGAGAAACGAAAGTTGAGTGTGGCTGAAG ATATAAATTTTCCTCGACCGCACAAAGTCTCCTTACGAGATGAACAAGCCACGCCGTTTTCCCCTTCAAGACTAATAG agAGTCTCAGCGCAGTATCCAAGAAAAGAGGGGAACCGAAGGATGAAAAATGCAGAGAGCATACAGCGAGTGGCACTGGGTCAGATCTTTCAAAATCATCAGAGCAGGCGTCTAAACTGTCCAAGAATCAGAAgaggaaactgaagaaaaagcgTCACAAAGAACGAATTCGTTCCAGTGG AGTCGAAAAAACAGCTCCAGCTCCCAAAGAATTCACATACGATACCGCGTAA